Within the Streptomyces sp. NBC_00353 genome, the region CCGATGATCGACAGGAACGCCCAGATGCGGATCGTCGGCCCCAGAAGGGGCAGCGTGATGCGGCGCTGGATCTGCCAGTAGGAGGCGCCGTCGATCTGAGCGGCCTCGAAGAGCTCCTCGGGGATCGACTGCAGGCCGGCGAGCATCAGAATCACCGCGAAGCCGATGTACTTCCACGAGATGATGCCCATCAGCGTCCAGATGGCCAGCTTCGGGTTGGAGAGCCACTCAGCCTGCAGGAAGCCCAGGCCCATCTGCTGCAGCAGGTCGTTGACGGCGCCGCTGCTCTGGAGCATCAGGCTCCAGCCGGTGCCGACGATGACCTCGGAGATGACGTACGGCACGAAGATCAGGACGCGGATGATCGAGCGACCGCGGATCTTCTGGTTGAGCAGGAGCGCGAGGATGATCGCCAGCGGGCCCTGGATGACCAGTGAGAGCACCAGGATCAGGCCGTTGTGCCACAGAACTTGCTGGAACGCGGGGTCGGTGAGGATCAGTTTGTAGTTGTTAAGGCCGACCCAGTCGGTGGGCGCTCCGTAGCCGTGCCACCGGTAGAAGCCGTAGAACGCAGCGAGCGCCACCGGGAAGATCACGAAGGCCAAGAACATAATGATCGCGGGTCCGGACAGGACCGCGATCTCGAGTCGCATCTTGGCACGGCTGCGGCGGCGCGCAGCCGCTCGCAGCGAAGCCGGGGACGCGGACTCGGCCGCGCCCCCGACTCCAGGCGTGCCCTGCGACTGGCGGCCGGTGGCCGTGTCAGTACCCAGGGTGTTGCTCATCGTGTGCTTACTCAGCCCTTCGCGGCGGCAGCGTTGGTGTCCTTGGCGATGTCGGCGGCGGTGCCCTTGCCGGCCAGCAGGTTCACGACGGCGGTGTTCATGGCGTTGCCGACGTTCTGGCCGTACTCGGTGTCAAGGAACATCATGGAGTAGGCCGCCTTGTTGAAGGCCTGCAGTGCCGAGACGTTGAAGGGGTCGGTGACGACACCCTGGGCCTCCTTGTTCACCGGGATCGTGAAGAAGGCCTTGGAGTAGGCCTCCTGCTGGTCCTTGGTCACAAGCCACTGGAGGAAGGCAAGGGCCTCCTTCGGTGCGTTCTTCGACAGCGAGTATCCGTCGAGGCCGCCCATGATGGCGGTCGGGTCGCCCTGGCCACCGGCCACGGCAGGGAAGGGGAACCAGCCCAGGTCGGGGAGCGGCTTCTGGTCCTTGGTCAGGCCGGCGATCACACCGGGGTTCCAGTTGCCCATGAGCTCCATGGCCGCCTTGTGGTTCGCGAGCATGCCCGCCGACGACCCGGCGCCCTGCTGCGACGAGGTCGTCAGGAATCCCTTCTGGAAGGGGTCGACCT harbors:
- a CDS encoding carbohydrate ABC transporter permease, whose product is MSNTLGTDTATGRQSQGTPGVGGAAESASPASLRAAARRRSRAKMRLEIAVLSGPAIIMFLAFVIFPVALAAFYGFYRWHGYGAPTDWVGLNNYKLILTDPAFQQVLWHNGLILVLSLVIQGPLAIILALLLNQKIRGRSIIRVLIFVPYVISEVIVGTGWSLMLQSSGAVNDLLQQMGLGFLQAEWLSNPKLAIWTLMGIISWKYIGFAVILMLAGLQSIPEELFEAAQIDGASYWQIQRRITLPLLGPTIRIWAFLSIIGSLQLFDLVYIIWGPYVAGTAGTSTMAIYMVAQGRNAGNYGYGSAIAVVMFLISLVVALIYQRFVLRRDLQGAVTEGAI